In Sander vitreus isolate 19-12246 chromosome 4, sanVit1, whole genome shotgun sequence, the genomic stretch TGTTAGTATGCAGCCTGTTTTACTAGCTCATAACAAAGTGTTACCTGAGAGTGGTTATTTCAGGATTCAGTAGTAGGTAAAATTATACCCTGTAGGTGCCTTGTGATACCTGATATCAAGTATTTTTTGTGTAGGTGATGCACTACTTGGGTCAGTACATCATGGGGAAGCAACTGTATGACAAACAGAGGCAGCACATAGTCCACTGCCAGGATGACCCTTTGGGAGAGCTGCTGGAGGTTGAGAGCTTCTCTGTCAAAAACCCGAGGTATTCAACTGCACCAAAAGTGGAGCTTGGTCACCCCTCAGTAATGCTTGACTAGATACATCTACATGTATGCATCTAAAATAAGGAAGTCCATTCTAAACTctcatattttcattttgcaGCCCGGTGTATGAAATGCTCAAGAAATACTTAGTTGTGCTTGGTTGTTCTGGTAAGTCTCACATTCGTTTCATGCTTTATGCATTTATTATGTGAAATAATGTTTGTCAGGGGGCATCATCAATAACAAGCAatgtatgaatacattttgtgtaGTTTAGTACATTGTACATTTGTGATGACTTGAAATTCAATTgtctttttcctcctcccttTGTGATTGATGAATTCAATACTTCATTTGCATCTTTAACTTATGTTTTGAAGTGAGGATCCCTGGGTATATGGTGATATTCTATACATATATTCTAATTCAGCTTTCCTTTTGCATACATTTTGAGTGCTTGTGATAGTTTGTGCATCTCTTGGGGATGCGGGGACCAGAACAATACCATTTCCCAGCTGGTCCTGCAAAGCTACAGAAGGAGGCCTTAGTGAGAGAGTGTATTATGCTATAATTAAAGGGTGGGGGTGTCCTGTTTCTGTTACTGTGTCTCATCTGAAATGCAGACGCTGCAGAGAATCTTTCTGTGGGCCGTGAATGTGTAGAGGGCGGAGTGGAGGATCGCGGTCAGGTAAAACCGAAGCATGGTGCTAAGGAGAAACAGAGACCCCCAACCTTTCTCCCCTCACTACACACACTAGTGAATACAAAGGGACAGGACTGGCAGACTAAGTGAAAAGCTgcttataaataatatatttttgccATAAGATATAACATGCAGTGATCACAGTGATGGATTGAGACCAGTAAGCCTTAGTGTAGCACCAAATCACTAATTCCTCATTTCCACTGCATAGTACAAGTCAGCTTAACTCACTTTTGGTGTCAAGGCCCTTTTCTATATTTTGTTTTCCACTGCGGATAGTACCCCCACAGTGTAGGCGGGATTCTTAGCTGATTGCTGTAGTGATAGTCGGATCAAGCCATGAAATGCAGTGGAAATGCGGTGTTAGACTGTAAAGTAAGCTGCTGTCTGCTTGTGTGTAATGAGGAGGGGAGGTAAGGGCTGCTGTCTTCGTTGGTGTGCATTTGTACAGAGTGGCACCGTCTCTGTACAACCCCATCCTTGGTTTGGTCTGGTGGTATTTTCAGCACTCTGTTGCGATCCACCAGCACCACCCAGTGGATGGGGGGCAGAGtcaccctctctgtctgtctcagagtTCTCTTCTCTGCTCCGAAACTGGAGGTTTGCAGCTCCTGATCCAGCCACCGGCCTAACAGTAACCCTAAACCTCTTAACCCACCCCCATGTTCCTACATCTTTCTTCCCAACTCCCTCCAAAATCCACCTTGAAGCACCTACTTAACCATTGTTTAGCTACAGTCATATTTTAGTCTGTCCTTGCTGGCTTTATGACTCAAATCAGTTACTATATTTTCCAATCACTGCACGTgttaaatggggaaaaaaataattttctgaTTGTAAACCTTTCTTCCATAGATGCATACCATAAGACCATTTATCTTGTCTAGTATAGATCTGTGGATCATATCTTGGAATAAGTCATTACTTAAATTCTGTGATTTAGTTTGCACGTAGTACATATGAAACTGGACTggtactgttttttattttttattttaactcacTAGCTTCATCATTGTATTAAAGCATCATTGTGTGACTTAGTAAACTGGCTTTCCTACTTCTCCTTTCTCTGTTTCGTTTGTTTTACCCTCCACACGGTTTTGGTGCTCTTATTATCTCCTAATTTGTTTTGACCTCCCTTCCTGCTGGCCCGTACCCTAATTGCCCAGCCCCTTGTTCCCTGTACCACCACCCTATACCCAGAGGCCATCTTGAAAAGGAGCTGTGAGTCCTCCAAGTATCCAGTTATGGCTCTATTTTCTAATTTTTGTCCTTCACCTTTCCTCCCTAGATGTGTGGAGATGTGGTCAAAGCAGGGCTGGAGGCTTGCAGTGATGGGCCTCTCCTGCAGACCCCCTCCCAGCGACGACCTCGGGAGCCAGACGATGGTAAGCAAACATGCTGTTATTTACTCAGCAATATGCCCAGGACCAGACCTGCTCAAAATGCAGACTTTAATGGTTCAAAACCTCTCCAGACTCTCTTGAAGGCCTGCCACGTTCAGCTTGCAAACGGCCCAAACTGGATGTGACTTTGGACGAGTGGGATCTCTCTGGCCTGCCCTGGTGGTTTCTGGGTAATCTCCGTAGTAACTACAGCCGCAGAAGCAACGGCTCCACTGACATCCACACAAACCAAGTAAGAAGCCTCATGTGTTAGAAAGTTTATCTAATAACATTAGTAACAGCTGGTTGAGGCTGAAGTTGGGAGATTTCAAGcttaaaaacacagacataataACTTGTTGGCAAATGGCATGAATTGGAGTGTAACGGTGGTGGTCTGACTGATGTGTCAGCTATCTCCTGCACAGGAGGAGGACACAGCCATTGTGTCGGACACCACAGATGACCTCTGGTTCCTGACCGAGGGCGGAAGTGAACAGGTGAGCGTGGAGATGAAAGAGGCTGCACTGGAGGAAGGGAGTGCAGGAGAAGGGGAGGCTCTACCTGAGGATGATGacaaaggagggaaggaggagaaaGATCGAGAGGTAGGAGTTTGTTTAGGacttttcccttttcattggtcaGGCTCATAACAACCAAATGAAGTTCTATGATAATGATGACGCGGCAAGTTTCATCAAATGTCTTGTGTATTTATCCAGATGCAGGAGGAGCCAGATGAAGACTCGCAGTGTCTGAGCGAtgacactgatacagagatCTCAACACAGGTTTGTGTCAACTGTTTTAGGATTTGATTAGCTGTAGATTAAAACTTGAACAATGCAGATGTGTGACATTGTATCTACCTTATTGCTCAGGATGCGTGGCAGTGCACAGAGTGCAGGAAGTATAACACACCTCTCCAGAGGTACTGTGTTCGCTGCTGGGCTCTACGCAAGAACTGGTACAAAGATGTCCCCCGACTAGCCCATTCCCTTTCTGTTCCTGACATCCCAGCATGCAGCTCTCTCACCACCCATGATGAGGAAGATGACAGTGACACAGGCATTGACGTCCCAGACTGCAGCAGGACGGTCTCTGACCCTGTCATCCTGCCCTCCCACTCCACAGCTGAGCGACCACTGCCCACTATGATTACAGGGAAAGGCAAGGGGCCTTGGCCCTCCAGCTTCCACAAGGATGAGCAGCTCTCAGAAGGGGAGAGTCAGGAAAATCTGGGCATGGAGATTGAAGAAGTTCGACCTGAGGCACTGTTGGAGCCTTGCAAGCTCTGTCGAGTGCGACCACGCAACGGAAATATAATACACGGCCGTACGGCTCACCTGCTAACCTGTTTCCCATGTGCAAGGAGGCTACACAAGTGTCAGGCCCCCTGCCCAGGATGTGGGAAGATCATTCAAAAAGTTATTAAGATATTCATCCTttaaaaagtacacacacacgcacacacgtcaGGCTCTGTGGAACTCTACAACAACCAATATACAACACTTTCGACCATACAGATGCATGCACTCTGGTACACActcgtagacacacacacaaaatgtgcaCCTTACCCTTTAAAtctacacagatatacacaaaGTATAGCACTTGGTGAAGCTTGCTCTTGGTTGCATGGTTTATTATGCATCACACTGCTTCTGAAGTATTGTTTGATGAAACCTCTGACTCAAGAGTTTGTCataccaaatgttttttttagtgccACATTTAAATAAGGGATTTACAAAGGcagaagtatttatttatttataaggaGGTCACATATGAGTGCACACTGTGAGCTATTTGATTTAATGaaggcttgtttttttttcaggctaTATGTGAATTTTCTCATGGTTTTTGCAATGCGTTGAATGGTGCCATTTTAAACTAGTATTGCTTGCCTTCTGTTAGTTTTCTTTCCCCATAGATTCACGTTAGTCATCATCTAGGCAAAAATGGAAAGATCAGTGCAGGTAATTACACAAATATTTCTTTAAGCATATTCTAAGCCattttgttatatattgtttttcaaccctttttATATCCTTTTAGGGAATTGTGGCTCTGCGATTTGAGTTATGAAGACAAGATTGAAGGAAGAACATGAAAGAGGGTAATAAAACCATGATTTTGTTAACAGCTGCAGCTCCATGAAAGTATCTTActaagcttttcttttaaaaaaaaataaaaaattcctAGCATAATTGAATGTACTGTAAAATACAGATGTGGTGGCTTAAGTCCTGTTTCTCTCAACATAGTATTTCAAATGTAGAATTGAATTTAACTTGCTTGAGAATGCACAGCTAAAGTATTTACTGTAAGTTTCTCTTGGGGTACTAATTTGATGTTAATGTGTATTCAGTACCGTATTTACAAGCCTCTGACAGTTATGCCTGCAGTAAGTTATGTCATATAGAACTGTTggttaatgtttaaatgttatcaTTCAGAAAGGTTCCtttacacacacaacataatCAAATGAtttctgtatattttgtatttaatttatttatgattcagttttaattgtttaaaTGACCACCACTTTTAATgaagcagaaaaaaaggctGCACTTGTTACAGAGCTCTAATGTGTACATTTTACGCAAAACTATTTTCTGAAAGGTATACCGAAAGTCTTTAAGGAAACAGGTGAAGTTACCACATGTACCCTCTGTGAAAATGACTGTGGAGTACATATTGGGAGTTGGAGGTTAGATTTCAGCGTTACACTGCCACGTAATGACTCTGAACtttaatttgtatattattatagattttattttgatgcCTCAGCATTATTTCAAAATTGTGTCGCTGGACCAGTGTGTGAGTGGTCTACAAATACAGTATGCTCTACAATCCTTACAAGTAAGATGTATAGTGACCGTAAGCATTTAACTCTTGGCTCTGCTTAGCGTAGAGGGAATACCATAGTTCCTTGATATGGCCGTTACTTGCGCTTAATCTTTCTGCCAGCAGGTGGGGAGAAGTCTCAATATTGTATCTGGTGCCCACGTAAGCTGTACAGTACCAGTAATACCATGTAAAGCATATATAGAGCATGCCTCCCGTCGTGACTAGAGCCAGCACTGAACTGGTGTGAGAGCTATAGTAGTTATATGAAAAGCTATAAAAGATGAATGTCTCCTTTTGTATTTATCACCACAATTGTGCATCGAGAGAAACAAACTTCCTCTAGATGCAGACCTCATAAAAGTGGCTTAGTACATATTATACCAGTAATGCTGGTTCACAATGACAGACTTGTTTCAATTGACATTAAGACTATAATTTGCTCAAACTGTACAGCTAATATAGTTGTTTGTTTTCTACCTGTTGTGGAATAAAATGAGTTTTGTTAAGCAACTAAGAGTTAATTGTTTCATTTAGTTCTTTTGCTGACCAGAGGGACAGttgattgtgtgtctgtgtgcgcgtaAGTCATGTATGACAGGCCAGCTGTCATGTGTCTTCTCCTTCTTGACTGGGCTCCAGCACCTGCAACTCCACTCTGCTTACTCACTGTCCTGCTGCCTTGTGTCTGCCTTATTTTTGGGACAGACAACCTATCCTCTACAGTAGATGATGCTGTAACACTTTCTAACTTGTGCATAAATACTGCAGCTATGTTAAGCCAGGGTGTTCTAGATAATTACCCATTAGGGAATGTTCTCTCAGTGTGGAAAGTCCCCTGTGAAGCTTCCCACCATCTGAAATCGCACAAGGGTTGACTAATGCCTATAGAAATGGCTTGTACATTGACATTATCATAAAATGAGTACTTTCATACAAGtgaaggcaatgtttacagagGGCATGATTCTAGGAAAAAACTAGCAAACATCAATGGTGGAGGAAGCATTCCGAGCTATTACTTGGGTACCAATATGACACTTAACATACTCGCAAGTAAAAGGCCTGCAttggaaatataaaaaatacttgAGCTTTATCAGAAAAATATACTCAAAGTATTTAAAGTAAAcatactcaatgcagaaaatggGCCTTGAATGTTGTACTAATATAGCTGtataattaaattattattccTCATGAGTTCATGTGTAAGCAGCTTTTTACTGTTATAGTTGGTtaaggtggagctcatttttaacaataatacagtatatgggACTGCAACTAATGAAAATGTCCATTATGGATTCATCTCagattgttttctttctcttcaattaattgattattttgtttggtttgtcaaatgtcacaaaatagttaaaaatgacCAATAGTCCAAACCTCACAATTATTCAGTTGGCTGTAATTTAACAAGGAAAGCATGAatttttacatttgagaagctggaactgaCTATTTGAGAGGAAAATTAAACGGATAATTGGTTCAATCAAAAGTAGTTGCACAAATGTTCTGTCTATCAACTAATCCTTTCAGGTCTAATTTAATATGGCTAATGCAGggtaatctacagcaatgcattatATTGCGTAAGACCTTCATATGTTTTGATGTAAAAACTTAATTTGTGAAGAATAACCGTCAAAgaattgtagtttttttttacatttgttacaCAAGTACAGTAGTTAaaatacttagttacattccaccactggcaaACACCACATAGTAGGGAGGTAGGTACTGTGCCCCCTGTGTTTTGCTCTACAGTATTAAATGCTTGTGACAGCCATACTAAAATGCTTTCCCTCGCTCTGCATCTAATTCAAGAATGGCATACTGCTTTGATTGCGGCGTCTGGCACGTCACAATGCGTAGAGACGAAAAATGGCATAACACCCCTGGTGACATAGCACCCAGAGCTTGGCAGCTCTAGAATGGCATGGCCCAGGGAGTGGCAGGGGATCTGcatgtttccatggcaacagtaCCTCCATCCCAACATCCCAGAATAACTTAACACATTCTCCCTTTATACCCTATGGCGTATGCAATACTTCCTAGAGGAAAAATAGTTAGGATGGAAGCTCTCTGTTGAGCATTGCTCCCATACTTCTGCCTATTTTCCATCATTTTATTGCTCTTACTGGCTCTCGTATACTTTTAAAGCACCTTTATAAATATACATAGTATTTCTGCGTCACTCGTCTCTTCCTGTGTCCTTCATCTGCATACCTCCAGCCTGTTTACCCTCCTTTGCTTTCTTCTTGTTGTGTGTCTGGATATTTGTAACTGTATCTGTGTGGACAGGACCTTCCTTTTCACcttcattaacacacacacacacacacacacacacacacgcacacacacacacacacacacacacacacacacacacacaccacccgtACTTTCCCTTTGTTATGTCCGACTATTTGGTCACTCCAGAAACCAGGACGCTAAATTTGTCCCACTGCTGACATGGGAGAAGGTCAGTGGAGCCAGAGATATGGAAAAAGTCATTAAGACAGagagaatttcaaaataaaagtagaaataaGGGGAACAACAAGAAATGAATGattacattaaacaaaaatTAAATTCTGGCAAAAAATAGATAATAGAGTTTCTCTTTCCTTGTAGCCACAGCAGGAGGTCTGATGTAGATGATGATATATGGAAGATGGGCTGACTGGGTTCAGGGCATAGTTTCTGCATAGCTATCAACTCAGATCTCACAACACTGCAGTCATATACACATCACTGGCCTCAGACAGGATTGCAATGCAGATTGTGGTTTACACTTGGGCAATGTCAAGGTGTAAATTGCCATCAAATTAAACTGGATAGATTGTATGAGGGGCCTGGCTTTACCCTGTCAGATACCTTTCTGATTAACTTAAGTAGAACTGGCAGTCCTAAAACgatggatgtttgttttctggCCTATAATGTCCATTTTGAGTTATCATACAACCTGTGGCATTATCAGAATATGTGTCACGTAAATAATCTGGTTGTTTGTGGCAGTGGGGCACAGGTTATttacagtgaataactttaggGCTACCATGTGCTGTGAAGTATGTTAGTGGGTTATGCATGTAGGTATgagtatgtatatgtgtttgtccATGGGTGCTGGAGCCTTGCAGTGAGCGGGATGCCAGTGGAGGGAAGGGCAGCGGATGGCTCAGGGGCTCAGTCCATTCCTGTGATTTAACATGACACCACTTGCACTAAGACTGCGACAGCTGCATATGCACATGCCGGCCATTCTGTTTGTTGTAGGG encodes the following:
- the mdm4 gene encoding protein Mdm4 isoform X1; protein product: MSSLSAQPLASSSACRTLPGEGNQVQPKAPLLQILRVAGAQEEVFTLKEVMHYLGQYIMGKQLYDKQRQHIVHCQDDPLGELLEVESFSVKNPSPVYEMLKKYLVVLGCSDAAENLSVGRECVEGGVEDRGQMCGDVVKAGLEACSDGPLLQTPSQRRPREPDDDSLEGLPRSACKRPKLDVTLDEWDLSGLPWWFLGNLRSNYSRRSNGSTDIHTNQLSPAQEEDTAIVSDTTDDLWFLTEGGSEQVSVEMKEAALEEGSAGEGEALPEDDDKGGKEEKDREMQEEPDEDSQCLSDDTDTEISTQDAWQCTECRKYNTPLQRYCVRCWALRKNWYKDVPRLAHSLSVPDIPACSSLTTHDEEDDSDTGIDVPDCSRTVSDPVILPSHSTAERPLPTMITGKGKGPWPSSFHKDEQLSEGESQENLGMEIEEVRPEALLEPCKLCRVRPRNGNIIHGRTAHLLTCFPCARRLHKCQAPCPGCGKIIQKVIKIFIL
- the mdm4 gene encoding protein Mdm4 isoform X2; the protein is MSSLSAQPLASSSACRTLPGEGNQVQPKAPLLQILRVAGAQEEVFTLKEVMHYLGQYIMGKQLYDKQRQHIVHCQDDPLGELLEVESFSVKNPSPVYEMLKKYLVVLGCSDAAENLSVGRECVEGGVEDRGQMCGDVVKAGLEACSDGPLLQTPSQRRPREPDDDSLEGLPRSACKRPKLDVTLDEWDLSGLPWWFLGNLRSNYSRRSNGSTDIHTNQEEDTAIVSDTTDDLWFLTEGGSEQVSVEMKEAALEEGSAGEGEALPEDDDKGGKEEKDREMQEEPDEDSQCLSDDTDTEISTQDAWQCTECRKYNTPLQRYCVRCWALRKNWYKDVPRLAHSLSVPDIPACSSLTTHDEEDDSDTGIDVPDCSRTVSDPVILPSHSTAERPLPTMITGKGKGPWPSSFHKDEQLSEGESQENLGMEIEEVRPEALLEPCKLCRVRPRNGNIIHGRTAHLLTCFPCARRLHKCQAPCPGCGKIIQKVIKIFIL